One Magnetococcales bacterium genomic window, CAAAGGCTCTACCCGCCCCATCATTCGGGAGCAGGACCGGGCAAGGGTGGTCGCCGCCATGAGTGCAGTGGATCTGGTGGTGCTCTTCGATGAAGAAACGCCTCTGCGGCTGATCCACGCCATCAAGCCCGACATCCTGGCCAAGGGGGCGGATTATACCGAAGAGCAGGTGGTGGGGGGGGTGGAGATCAAGGCCTGGGGGGGAAAAGTGGCCCTGGTCACCCTGGTGGAGGGACAATCCACCAGCCGGATTGTGGCGGATATCCGGGATGGCTCGGAGTGAGCGGTTCGGAGTAAGCCCAGGGGGATGGTTCCCAGTGAACCCAAGCTGAAAATTGGCCTTTCGTTTACTGATCCACCGGCGACAGGCCACCGTCATCTGAAAACAGGCCGGAACACGCTGAATCAACGAAAAAGCATCTTCATTTTTTCCACGGGAGTTTTTCCATGTTTATCGTAACGGGTGGTGCGGGCTTTATCGGAGCCAATGTGGTGGACGGTCTCAACCAACAGGGAGAGACCGACATCCTGGTGGTGGATAATCTGAAAAATGCCACCAAGTTTCGCAACCTGACCGATTTAAAATTTGCCGATTTCATGGATAAGACCGAATTTATGGAGAACCTCAAATCCGGGGTTTTCAACAACCATCCGGTAGAGGCCATTTTCCATCAAGGGGCCTGCTCCGACACCATGGAGTATGATGGCCGCTACATGATGGAAAACAACTTCACCTACTCCAAGGTGCTGTTTCATTATGCTGCCAGCAAAAAGACCCCTTTCATCTATGCCTCCAGCGCCGCTACCTACGGAGCCAGCTCAACCTTTGTCGAGCACCCCGACAACGAAGGTCCCCTGAATGTCTATGGCTACTCCAAGCTCCTCTTCGACCGCTATGTGGAACGGATTTTGGATCAGGTGGAAAGCCCGGTTGCCGGCATGCGCTATTTTAATGTCTACGGCCCCCGGGAGATCCACAAAGGCAAA contains:
- the rfaD gene encoding ADP-glyceromanno-heptose 6-epimerase, producing MFIVTGGAGFIGANVVDGLNQQGETDILVVDNLKNATKFRNLTDLKFADFMDKTEFMENLKSGVFNNHPVEAIFHQGACSDTMEYDGRYMMENNFTYSKVLFHYAASKKTPFIYASSAATYGASSTFVEHPDNEGPLNVYGYSKLLFDRYVERILDQVESPVAGMRYFNVYGPREIHKGKMTSMVNQLHDQIRDKGEAKLFEGTGGYGPGEQRRDFIHVGDVVKINLFLASAPLKQGIFNVGTGQSRSFNDIANSVIQLLGKGKITYKEMPEVLKDKYQSFTEADITRLKNVGYDQPFATLEAGIAATMEARKKLEG